A stretch of DNA from Hyalangium ruber:
GCGAGGCCCTGCGGCCCTACTGGCCCGCGCTCTGACTACCAGGACGAGAGCCCCGCCGATTCCGGCGGCGCGGGGGGTGGCGCAAAGCGCGCCACGGTGCTCAGCAGGGAATCGAGGTCCAACGGCTTCGGCAGGTACCCAGCCACCCCGAGCTCGGCGACATCGTGCGTGCTCAAGCCCTGCCCGGAGACGACGACCACCGGAATGGCATCGAGCGCGGGATCCGCGCGCTGGCGGGCCCGGAAGGCCCACCCGCTCACGTCCGGCATCATGAGATCGAGCAGAATGAGGTCCGGGCGCAGCCCGCTGTCCAGGCGCTCCAGTCCCTCGCGGCCAGTCCGCGCGGTGGCAACGTGGTAACCCTCCATCTCGAGCGCATCCTGCAGGGAGAGGAGGATGTCATGGTCGTCATCGATGACCAGCAGGCAGCTTGGATGATTCATCTCCCTCTCCTCCCTCCTCTTCACGGTGCTGATGAAGTCGGGGAGGCGCCACTGACCGACGGTTTCACCGGGTGGACACCAGGTAGCCAGGCTCCCTGGGTCCACCTTGGGAATATCTCTCGTGTGGCATGAGCGGTCCTCTTGCTCGCCCCATGCCCTGGGGAACAGCGACGGCACATTGGCATCCCAGGACTTACCTCAATGAGAGCGGCCATCGCCGTTGGGACAGACACTTACGGAGATTCCCACCCCTCACCATGGACCCCACCCAGGACCCGCACAACGAGGCGCCGCGCCAGGACACACCGGCTGCCCCCGAGGGGCGTCCTCTCCGCAGGCGTGAGCTGCAGGCCAACGAGGCCTTGCAGCTGCTCTCCCGGGTTGGCCGCCTGCTCTCCGTCCGACGGGGCAGCCTCCGCCTCCGGTTGCAGAAGGCCCTTCGCGCGGCCACCTCCTACGAGCTGGCCACCTTTGGCCTGTTGGACCTCATCCGGGCCGATGGGCAGTTGCACCGCGTGGTGGCGGTCCATCGCAACGCGGAGAGCGAGGCCCACCTGCGCGCCGTGCCGGGCCACTATCGCCCCGACACCGCATGCAGCCCCATCCACGAGGTGCTGCACACGGGCCTGTCGCGGCTCTTCGTGGACTACCCGCTGGAGGTCCGCCGAATGGTGGGCTCGTTGCCCGAGCACCTCGCGCGGCTGGAGGAGCACCAGCCCCGCTCGCTGTTGGTGGTGCCGCTGTCGAGCCGCGGGCGCGTGCTGGGGCTGATGCTGCTGGCCCGAAGCGAGCCCCTGCCCCCGTACCGGACCGAGGACTTGGAGATAGCCGAGGAGCTGGCACGGCGCCTCGTCGCCGCCATCGACTCCGCGCGCATGAGGCGCAAGGCCCAGCGCGCCGAGCGCCGGGCGCGGTTCCTCTCCCGGGCGAGCCAGGCGCTCGCGGCCTCGCTGGACTACCGCGTGACGCTGGACCGGGTGGCGCGCCTGGCGGTGCCCACGGTGGCGGACCTGTGTACGGTGGACATCCTCGAGGAGGACGGAAGCATTCGCCGGCTGGCGGTGGCGCACCGCGCGCCGGAGAAGGCGGCCGTGGCCTGGGAGCTCGAGCACCGCTGGCCCTCGCGCCTGGAGGACTCCTTCGGCCCTGGCAAGGTCATCCGCAGCGGCCGGCCCGAGCTGCGCGGTGAGGTGCCGGACGCGAAGCTGCCCCTGGCCGCAAGGGACACGGAGCACCTGCGCACGCTGCGCACCCTGGAGCTCGAGTCGTACCTCGTCGCCCCCTTGCAGGCGCGGGGACGCACGCTGGGCGCCATCACCTTCGCGTATACCGGCTCGCACCGGCGCTACCGCAAGGCGGACCTGCACCTGGCCATGGAGCTGGCCGACCGCGCCGCCCTGGCCGTGGACAACGCGCTGCTCTACCGCGCCTCGCAGGAGGCCGTGCGGCTGCGAGATGAGTTCCTCGCCGTCGCCTCGCACGAGCTGAAGACGCCGCTCACCCCGCTGGCCCTGCGGCTGCAGAGCCTGCGCCGGGAGCTGGACCGGGGCGGCGCCATCGTGAACCCCACGCGCCTGCGCGAGCACGTGGCCGCGCTCCAGCGTCAGAGCAAGCGGCTGTCCACGCTGGTGGAGAGCCTGTTGGATGTCTCGCGCCTCGAGGCGGGCCGGCTGGAGCTGAACCTGGAGTTCGTGGACCTCTCGGCGTTGGTGCGCGAGGTCATCGGCCGCTTCGCCGCGCAGGCCCTGCGCACGAGCACCGAGCTGGAGGTGCGCGCCGAGGAGCCCGTCGTGGGGCGCTGGGACCGCATTCGCCTGGAGCAGGTGGTGAGCAGCCTGCTCAGCAACGCGCTCAAGTATGGCGTGGGCCGACCCATCCACATCCGCGCCGAGCGCAGCCCCACGGGCGCGCGGCTCGTGGTGAAGGACGAGGGCATCGGCATCTCCCCCGAGCACCTGCCGCGCATCTTCGACCGCTTCGAGCGGGCGGTGTCCGCCGAGCACTTCGGCGGGCTGGGGCTGGGGCTCTACCTCACGCGCCACCTGGTGGAGGCGTTCGGCGGCACCATCCGCGCCGCCAGCGAGCCGGGCCAGGGCGCCACCTTCGAGGTGAACCTGCCGCTGGCCTCACCCGAGGCTTGACGCAGTCCCTCCCCTAGCCCATGTCCACCGCGATGCGGATGGTGCGCAACCTGCCGGACCGGCTCTTCGACCCCGTGGCGCGCAGGCTGCGCTGAGCGCCACGGGAAGCAGGGGCTACTGCTGCCCCATGAGGAACTCGCGCTCGTCGATCTGGCCCTTCTCGGGGGTGGCCTCCTTCGGCTCCGTCCCCTTCTTGAAGTACATGACCTCCTTGTCGCGGCTGCTGCTGGAGGCGATCTTCCCCGTCTTCTCGTCGATGGTCAGGCGCACCAGCTGCATGGTGGACCAGGGGTAGAACTCCGGCTGCGGGCGGCCCGCGAGCGCCTTCTTCATGTACTCCAGCCAGATGGGCAGCGAGGCGCGACCGCCCGTCTCGTAGCGGTTGAGCGGGTGCGGGTTCAGGTCGTAGCCCACCCACGACACCGTCACCAGGTCGCGCGTGAAGGCGGCGAACCAGGTGTCGAACGAGTCGTTGGTGGTGCCCGTCTTGCCCGCCGCCGGCTTGCCCAGGCGCTGGGCCGGACCACCCGTACCCTCCAGCACCACGCCGCGCATCAGGTTGGTGATGATGAAGCCCGTCTCGGGGCTCATCACCTGCTCACCCGGCTCGAAGAGGCGCGCGTAGCCCGCGGCCACCCGGTCCTGCAGCGGCGCCCACGGGTCGTCGAACGCCGTGTGGTCCTCCAGCGTGCGGCCCCAGCGGTCTTCGATCTTGCGAATGAAGTAGGTGGGCTTCTTGCGTCCGTAGCGGTTGAAAGTGGCGTACACCTGCGCCAGCTCCATGGGGTAGACGCACGAGGAGCCCAGCGCGGCCGAGAAGTCCATGTTCATCGGCGTGGAGATGCCGAGCTTCAGCGCCCACTCGGACATGTTCTTGGTGCCCACCGCCCCGAACGTCTTCACCGCGGGGATGTTCATGGAGTTGACGAGCGCGGTGCGCAAGAGCACGTCGCCCTGGAACTCCGAGGTGTAGTTCTCCGGCTTCCAGGACACCTTGTTGTCCGGATCGTGCTCGACGATGGGCGAGTCGACGATGACGGTGGCCGGCGTCCAGTTCAGCTTCTCGATGGCGGCCGCGT
This window harbors:
- a CDS encoding sensor histidine kinase, producing MDPTQDPHNEAPRQDTPAAPEGRPLRRRELQANEALQLLSRVGRLLSVRRGSLRLRLQKALRAATSYELATFGLLDLIRADGQLHRVVAVHRNAESEAHLRAVPGHYRPDTACSPIHEVLHTGLSRLFVDYPLEVRRMVGSLPEHLARLEEHQPRSLLVVPLSSRGRVLGLMLLARSEPLPPYRTEDLEIAEELARRLVAAIDSARMRRKAQRAERRARFLSRASQALAASLDYRVTLDRVARLAVPTVADLCTVDILEEDGSIRRLAVAHRAPEKAAVAWELEHRWPSRLEDSFGPGKVIRSGRPELRGEVPDAKLPLAARDTEHLRTLRTLELESYLVAPLQARGRTLGAITFAYTGSHRRYRKADLHLAMELADRAALAVDNALLYRASQEAVRLRDEFLAVASHELKTPLTPLALRLQSLRRELDRGGAIVNPTRLREHVAALQRQSKRLSTLVESLLDVSRLEAGRLELNLEFVDLSALVREVIGRFAAQALRTSTELEVRAEEPVVGRWDRIRLEQVVSSLLSNALKYGVGRPIHIRAERSPTGARLVVKDEGIGISPEHLPRIFDRFERAVSAEHFGGLGLGLYLTRHLVEAFGGTIRAASEPGQGATFEVNLPLASPEA
- a CDS encoding response regulator; amino-acid sequence: MNHPSCLLVIDDDHDILLSLQDALEMEGYHVATARTGREGLERLDSGLRPDLILLDLMMPDVSGWAFRARQRADPALDAIPVVVVSGQGLSTHDVAELGVAGYLPKPLDLDSLLSTVARFAPPPAPPESAGLSSW